The Cannabis sativa cultivar Pink pepper isolate KNU-18-1 chromosome 8, ASM2916894v1, whole genome shotgun sequence genomic interval TCCCCAAAATCAGagttagggttagggtttaaggcattcGTCCAAAAAAGTCAAGGGGATTGATTCAGTCTGTTTTTTACGAGCCATGGCAACGGCGACCACGAACGTTACTGGAACCGTCACAGAAAAGAGAAAACCGGTCTTCAAGAAGGTGGACACCCTTAAACCAGGCACGACCGGCCACACCTTAACCGTCAAGGTGGTCAGTTCCAAGACCGTGAAGGTTGGAAGCAAGGCTACCGGACGGTCGACGGCGATGCTCATGGGTCGCCCTACGCAACCTTCGCGGATCGCTGAGTGCCTCGTCGGTGACGAGACTGGGACTATCTTATTTACGGCTCGTAACGAACAAGGTCAATGAGTTTTCTATGGCTACCTCTGCTTTAGTTATTGATTCCTTGATACGGTTTTCAGAAATTTATCTTCTTTCCTTTTTGCTATATGGGATTTTCGaatttatgtgtttagttttaGTTTTCACCGCGTTCGAGTTATGGTCTTTGATAAATTAATCTTCTCAGCCTAATGCACTATTGGGTACCCAGAAATTTGGGCCACTCTTTAATGTCTGAGTTGAACTATACCCACTGAATTGAAGGCATCATTTTAAGAATCAGAAATGATATATATGactaatgtttttttttcttttttgtttttttttttgagatacaATAACAATATATAACTATAGTTGAACCCTGTAAAGTTTTggataactaaaattaaaagtctAGCTAGGTTTGAACCCTTAGGGCCAAACTACTAATGTTATTAGGTGATTTGGGTTTGTTGTGGATGAAATGATATGGATTGGTGTATTGCAAGTAGTCATCTAATCAATGCAGATTTTATATATGAATTGGCTTATGCAGTGGATATGATGACGCCTGGGGCTACCATCAACCTACGTAATGCAAAGATTGACATGTTCAAGGGGACAATGAGGCTAGCAGTTGACAAATGGGGACGTGTTGAAGTAACTGAACCAGCTGACTTTGAAGTGAAGGAGGACAATAATCTTTCCTTGGTTGAATATGAATTAGTTAATGTTGATAACTAATAATTTAATGTCTAGAGTGAGAGTGAACGGTATATTGTGGGAgtgaatattttttaagattgcTGAAAAGATGGATTTGTGTTTCTTACCTTTAACGGTTAACTGGGGTTGGTTGCCATTTTTATATATGATTTAcccaaattttgttgaagatgtTATATTTATCAATGCAAAAGGAAGTCTCATCTTCACTGATGATTTTATGAGTTGACATATTACCGATTTGTAGAATGTAAACAAGACTGTTTGCTTTACTATCTTGTAAATCTTAATCCAATTTACATGTGGACTGATGGGGTCTTTACTAACAATCAATAATTAAACTTCCATTTAACAATTACTATTCTGTTTCTTCCAATTCAAGTAATGCATAATGTATCTCCATACGAGTAAATCCAATTGATACAAATGTTGGATCACACAATTTCAGTGCGATTTTAGAAGTGTAAAGTGTTGGATTTGTATTATTAGGGATATAAATGTAGTTTATGATACAATGTGTTGCTTATGGTGTGAACATAGATTGGTAACCTTATTTCCGGCCTTGGATCATATTAGAAGGAATATTTTGCATTGGTAGCATTATTAGGCTTTGTCACATTTTCGTCGTCAATCAATACTAGTTGGGCGAACCACATTTTTATATGAAGTGAAATTAAAAGGTGTGATAAtaacatttttatataattattattattagtttgtagtatttaaataattagattttaaaaaataaaaatatattatttatacttCAGCTAAAAAATAccatagtttaaattaattataagaaCTTTAATATAtgataaatataattgagtaaactttgaataaaataataatatagtatAAATTTTAAACATCAACTTCAAT includes:
- the LOC115700782 gene encoding uncharacterized protein At4g28440 yields the protein MATATTNVTGTVTEKRKPVFKKVDTLKPGTTGHTLTVKVVSSKTVKVGSKATGRSTAMLMGRPTQPSRIAECLVGDETGTILFTARNEQVDMMTPGATINLRNAKIDMFKGTMRLAVDKWGRVEVTEPADFEVKEDNNLSLVEYELVNVDN